The following proteins are co-located in the Microplitis demolitor isolate Queensland-Clemson2020A chromosome 3, iyMicDemo2.1a, whole genome shotgun sequence genome:
- the LOC103578474 gene encoding uncharacterized protein LOC103578474, producing MADKQKIEALNYITSDPAISISFRTWELYEYPLLPNTSKHIWAVKTFTQLEKPRFVILGFQTARKNDATKNASVFDHCNIRDIKLFLNSQSYPYGNLNLNIGNNQYVLLYDMYINFQISYYNKEPEPLLTKKKFLEQAPLYVIDCSKQNESIKSGPVDIRLEFESTTQFPAQTSAYCLIIHDRIVEYNPISSIAGTSSKRTRTI from the coding sequence ATggctgataaacaaaaaattgaagctttgaattatattacaaGTGATCCAgctatctcaatcagtttccgAACTTGGGAGCTGTACGAGTATCCACTATTACCTAATACTTCGAAGCACATTTGGGCAGTTAAAACATTTACACAGCTCGAGAAACCACGTTTTGTAATCCTTGGATTTCAAacagcaagaaaaaatgatgcaACTAAAAATGCCAGCGTATTTGATCACTGCAACATtagagatataaaattatttttaaactctcagAGTTATCCTTATGGGAATTTAAACCTCAACATTGGAAACAATCAATATGTTCTGTTGtatgatatgtatataaatttccaaatttcataCTACAACAAAGAACCTGAGCCACTGTTGacgaagaagaaatttttggaacaagCACCACTGTATGTTATCGATTGCTCGAAACAAAACGAATCAATAAAATCTGGACCAGTGGACATTCGTTTGGAATTTGAATCAACAACTCAATTTCCTGCGCAGACATCAGCTTATTGTCTCATTATACATGATCGCATAGTCGAGTATAATCCTATAAGTAGCATCGCGGGAACAAGCAGCAAGAGAACGAGAACGATTTAa